One segment of Salvelinus fontinalis isolate EN_2023a chromosome 12, ASM2944872v1, whole genome shotgun sequence DNA contains the following:
- the LOC129867046 gene encoding zinc finger protein 592-like: protein MGDMKTPDFDDLLAAFDIPDATSLDAKEPTQESHDEAEGQLKHTEMCMEDSVSVHQAVGASDVPAVSVIVKNTSHQESPDSGGEGPHFRYPLQNGFRGSGASMDSHQIGHCGSKSFVCALKGNGSRGLLGKTPVQQKPEGTPSFSQSFSQFSPISSPESEDTPSNGVDFHPKQERPYFPAASIFMSAEPPMSDNQKKQLSYSMFDQCHKVDCEELENLPRSKGESIKAKDTRTEVKPDSNASDQKDKGDCHSSAVLPANDHNIIESSSNNIVATSKMPTSHPCVKTPTSKLSSCLEALVALNARNYPSEPPNSGDLSVAHDGTMNISPKMPMSPQSPRSPPEAVKRLMKPPDSPVSICSDSSGKGSPALASGSPPAIPRVRIKTIKTTTGQIQRTVTSVVPDSENEEVLSVESSPSQRIIVEEAYSSLSPYPSHNVISDIIVDKPIKSTPVGILPSKVTDDKLKGNSKRPRPMQSPTIFHNTISPVMRPMPVAQHGPSTQKRISSVQTGNSPNASFLPKAMHLANLNLVPHSVAASVAARSTSHQQSQQHALSSSMVCSTVPLVHQVKKAAPKPCAAIPSTSAGNLNRLLNNANPVPTFVPNLNPPPESNIHLPPRGYCCLECGDSFGVERSLAYHYGRRSVHIEVACTHCAKTMVFFNKCALLAHAREHKNKGVVMQCTQLSMKPIAEGQMFVPLLAESSVHVGSHVPPLSSPKTQPVMPLYADKVIRHRLCCLECNKQLSDYRGLAGHYQRLSEEMEGLMCTVCPMLLPNKCSFRAHQRIHAHKSPYCCPECGALSRSVDIQKHVKENCLHYARKPGYKCLHCDMVFMSFNVQKSHIEEKHCEIFYKCTICPVAFKSSDGCQMHLTTKHNASVVSPQLIFKCSCETVFKKKQLLLQHFYQNAKKLTTCVFKCPECTSIFTHKQSLMQHFKGVHEGIFKEVEKSTKPTEMTAQHQDVTSAFHQPKVNTPNEHSDATRKSANLASRDRKTNLKNAGWTCEECLHWLPDREVYVSHMKNNHGRSLKRYPCRQCERSFNSSTSLRRHIRNDHNGKKTFTCWYCTDERTTFTTNIMLKNHISLMHGIKNPDFSLSKSTPLDTSKALGERLVSKRPAVASQREGEDGAALEGSSTKRLKSHFRCAKCGFTSEDGTQFQQHIPQHKTDKNSPQCLHCGLCFASQLSLNRHLFIVHKVKDREEEKKEIMDVEYERRKKQEEDVGKTVGVNEGEDLPPPLVKSDPSLEEDPTRLHCETAVRPLTFKSTYNTDLEIHG, encoded by the exons ATGGGTGACATGAAGACCCCTGATTTTGACGATCTTTTGGCTGCCTTTGACATCCCTGATGCCACCAGTTTGGATGCTAAAGAGCCCACCCAGGAGAGTCATGATGAGGCAGAAGGTcagctgaaacacacagagatgtGTATGGAGGACAGTGTATCTGTTCACCAAGCTGTGGGTGCGTCTGATGTTCCTGCTGTCAGTGTTATAGTGAAGAACACAAGTCACCAGGAGTCGCCTGATAGTGGTGGAGAGGGCCCACATTTCAGATACCCATTGCAAAATGGGTTCAGGGGGTCAGGGGCCTCCATGGACTCCCATCAGATAGGCCACTGTGGTTCTAAGTCTTTTGTGTGTGCTTTGAAGGGGAATGGCTCAAGAGGACTCTTAGGGAAGACCCCCGTCCAGCAAAAACCTGAAGGAACACCTTCCTTCTCTCAGTCCTTTTCCCAGTTCAGCCCCATCTCTAGTCCAGAATCTGAAGACACCCCAAGCAATGGGGTTGATTTCCATCCAAAACAAGAGAGACCCTACTTCCCTGCTGCCTCTATATTTATGTCTGCAGAACCCCCAATGTCAGACAATCAGAAAAAACAGCTGTCTTACAGCATGTTTGAccagtgccataaagtagactgtgAAGAACTTGAGAACCTGCCAAGGAGCAAAGGAGAATCTATCAAAGCAAAGGATACCAGAACAGAGGTGAAGCCTGACAGTAATGCCAGTGACCAGAAGGACAAGGGAGATTGTCATAGTAGTGCAGTGCTCCCTGCAAATGATCATAACATTATTGAGTCAAGCAGTAACAATATAGTGGCAACGTCTAAGATGCCCACCTCTCATCCATGTGTCAAAACTCCAACATCCAAACTATCATCTTGCCTTGAGGCATTAGTGGCTCTGAATGCCAGAAATTATCCCAGTGAACCACCAAACTCTGGAGACTTATCAGTGGCTCATGACGGCACCATGAATATTAGTCCAAAAATGCCCATGTCACCACAAAGTCCCCGAAGTCCCCCTGAAGCTGTGAAGCGGTTAATGAAACCACCTGACAGTCCTGTAAGCATTTGCAGTGATAGCAGTGGCAAGGGATCCCCAGCACTGGCATCTGGCTCACCCCCAGCCATACCGAGGGTCAGAATAAAGACCATTAAAACTACGACTGGGCAAATCCAGCGCACGGTTACCAGTGTAGTACCTGATTCAGAAAATGAGGAGgtcctgtctgttgagtcctcCCCATCCCAGAGAATTATTGTTGAGGAGGCCTACTCTAGTTTGTCTCCCTATCCCTCTCATAATGTGATAAGCGATATCATTGTTGATAAGCCCATCAAAAGTACACCAGTTGGCATTCTGCCATCAAAGGTTACTGATGACAAATTAAAGGGGAACTCCAAGAGGCCAAGACCAATGCAATCCCCAACTATTTTTCATAATACAATTAGTCCGGTTATGAGACCTATGCCGGTTGCCCAGCACGGGCCTTCTACACAAAAGAGGATTTCATCAGTTCAAACAGGCAACTCGCCCAATGCAAGCTTCCTTCCTAAGGCAATGCACTTAGCTAACCTGAACCTAGTCCCTCACAGTGTTGCTGCATCAGTCGCAGCACGCTCCACCTCCCATCAACAGAGCCAACAACATGCACTTTCCTCTTCTATGGTGTGCAGCACTGTCCCATTGGTGCATCAAGTAAAAAAAGCTGCCCCTAAACCATGTGCTGCCATTCCTAGTACATCAGCAGGTAATttaaacagactgttaaacaatgCCAACCCTGTACCCACATTCGTACCCAACCTGAACCCACCACCTGAGAGCAACATCCACTTGCCACCACGCGGATATTGCTGTCTTGAATGTGGGGACTCCTTTGGGGTAGAAAGGAGTCTCGCCTATCATTATGGCAGGAGGAGTGTGCACATTGAAGTAGCCTGCACCCACTGTGCTAAGACCATGGTATTCTTCAACAAGTGTGCCCTGCTGGCACATGCACGGGAACATAAGAACAAAGGTGTGGTGATGCAGTGCACACAGCTCTCCATGAAGCCCATAGCAGAGGGACAGATGTTTGTACCTTTGCTCGCTGAATCCTCTGTGCATGTGGGCTCCCATGTGCCCCCATTATCCTCACCTAAAACCCAACCAGTCATGCCCCTCTATGCAGACAAAGTCATCCGCCACAGACTCTGCTGCCTGGAGTGTAACAAGCAGCTATCAGATTACAGAGGTCTCGCAGGCCATTACCAGAGGCTGTCGGAAGAAATGGAGGGACTG ATGTGTACGGTGTGCCCAATGTTGCTACCAAACAAGTGCAGCTTCCGGGCTCACCAGCGTATTCATGCCCACAAGTCCCCTTACTGCTGCCCTGAGTGTGGTGCGCTGAGTCGCTCTGTGGACATACAGAAGCATGTGAAGGAGAACTGTCTTCACTATGCACGCAAGCCTGGCTATAA GTGTCTTCACTGTGATATGGTTTTCATGTCATTTAATGTGCAGAAGAGTCACATTGAGGAGAAACACTGTGAGATCTTCTATAAGTGCACTATCTGTCCTGTTGCCTTCAAGTCTTCTGATGGATGTCAAATGCATTTGACAACTAAGCACAACGCCAGCGTAGTGTCTCCTCA GTTAATCTTCAAGTGTTCTTGTGAGACAGTGTTCAAGAAAAAGCAGTTATTGCTTCAGCACTTCTATCAAAACGCCAAAAAGCTTACAACCTGTGTGTTCAAGTGCCCTGAGTGCACTTCAATCTTCACCCACAAGCAGTCGTTAATGCAGCATTTTAAG GGGGTGCATGAAGGAATCTTCAAAGAGGTGGAGAAAAGCACAAAACCAACAGAGATGACTGCACAGCACCAAGATGTTACCTCTGCATTCCACCAGCCAAAGGTAAACACTCCCAATGAACACTCTGATGCAACCAGAAAGAGTGCCAACTTGGCCTCTCGGGACAGGAAGACCAATCTGAAAAATGCTGGTTGGACCTGTGAAGAGTGCCTACACTGGCTGCCTGACCGAGAagtctacgtctctcacatgAAGAACAACCATGGGAGG TCACTGAAACGGTATCCATGCCGGCAGTGTGAGAGGTCTTTCAATTCCTCCACAAGTTTGAGAAGACACATTCGCAATGACCACAATGGAAAGAAAACCTTTACCTGCTG GTATTGCACAGATGAGAGGACAACATTCACCACAAACATCATGCTGAAGAACCACATCAGTTTGATGCATGGGATCAAAAATCCAGACTTTAGTCTGTCAAAATCAACCCCTCTAGATACCAGCAAAGCCTTGGGAGAG AGGCTTGTTTCAAAGAGACCTGCTGTGGCATcccagagggagggggaggatggtGCTGCCCTAGAAGGCTCCTCTACCAAACGTCTGAAATCTCACTTTCGCTGCGCTAAGTGTGGTTTCACCTCAGAGGATGGCACACAGTTCCAGCAGCACATACCTCAGCATAAAACCGATAAAAATTCTCCCCAATGCCTGCACTGTGGATTATGTTTTGCATCTCAGCTGTCTCTCAACAGACACCTGTTTATTGTGCACAAAGTCAAAGACCGCGAGGAAGAGAAGAAGGAAATAATGGATGTGGAGTATGAGCGCAGAAAGAAGCAGGAAGAGGATGTGGGGAAAACAGTGGGTGTGAATGAGGGAGAGGACTTGCCACCTCCATTAGTTAAATCTGACCCTTCACTAGAAGAGGATCCAACCAGGTTGCACTGTGAGACTGCAGTAAGACCATTGACCTTTAAATCTACATACAACACTGACCTAGAGATTCATGGATAA
- the ch25hl1.1 gene encoding cholesterol 25-hydroxylase-like protein 1, member 1 — protein MLNITKVQFTLQLPTFSRSSDRLLQPLWDYFLFNHYSLISSPFFPVMICFSSYLFSSLPFAVLDLLGDNVPSIHRYKIQQERRPTIRMMAKSIGRAVYNHLIFVLPAVLIQTCFMPSAVLPTSAPTVVEVLIDGLAVLLLFDAQYFMWHFVHHKHPQLYRWVHAIHHEYMAPFSWSTQQISIPELITVGFWSNLDPILLKCHPFTIWCVTILSIWMSVEDHIGYDLPWGLNHLVPFGLLGGAPAHDMHHQKPNSNYAPFFSHWDRIFGTAILAGKITEKKVFYSL, from the coding sequence ATGTTGAACATCACCAAGGTTCAGTTTACTTTGCAGCTTCCTACCTTTTCCAGATCCTCAGACAGGCTTTTGCAGCCTCTATGGGACTATTTCCTTTTCAATCACtactccctcatctcctctcccttcttccctgTCATGATCTGCTTCTCCAGTTACTTATTCTCCAGTCTCCCCTTTGCTGTACTAGACCTCCTGGGAGATAATGTCCCCTCCATTCACCGCTACAAGATCCAGCAAGAGAGACGTCCAACCATTCGCATGATGGCAAAGAGCATCGGAAGGGCTGTATATAACCACTTGATCTTTGTTCTGCCTGCTGTGCTGATTCAGACCTGCTTTATGCCTTCAGCGGTGCTACCTACCAGTGCTCCAACTGTGGTAGAGGTGCTCATTGATGGACTGGCTGTCCTTCTTCTTTTTGACGCACAGTATTTTATGTGGCACTTTGTGCACCACAAACATCCACAACTGTATCGGTGGGTCCATGCCATCCACCATGAATACATGGCACCCTTCTCCTGGTCCACTCAGCAAATCAGCATTCCTGAACTGATAACAGTTGGATTCTGGAGCAACCTGGACCCCATCCTGTTGAAATGCCACCCTTTCACCATCTGGTGCGTCACCATCTTAAGTATCTGGATGTCAGTGGAGGACCACATAGGCTATGACCTGCCATGGGGTCTTAACCACCTGGTACCATTTGGTCTGTTAGGAGGAGCACCAGCGCATGACATGCACCACCAGAAGCCCAACAGTAACTATGCACCTTTCTTCAGCCACTGGGATAGAATTTTTGGGACTGCCATCCTGGCAGGGAAGATAACTGAGAAAAAAGTGTTTTATTCTCTGTAA